The stretch of DNA gtggacttcaccggaaaacaggaaataaacagaggtatggattaacacaactttattgcctttctgtcacatctactgcacaCAGATTCGCTGTGTTCTCTtagaaggaataactgcacatgggtaggcacttgtaatgacattttgaacatgtttagaggctaaaaacactttGCAAACTTGCCCTGTATAAGCCTGTTttgtgctaactctagcaggaggatagcacagtgtaggcagcaccaattgtttccttttttcttgctactgacagcactccacatttttaaacaacagagctacgtgttggaattgaccggaattctcctttaatccCAATTAGGAGCAACCTAAGCTTGAAAATGGAAATTGGATCAAGGTGGTTAAGTCAGGTATAGATCTACAGCAGGTTAATGCCTGTATTAACAGTATGTAACTACAGGACAAGGTATGATATGATTAGCAAAAGTAAACAATACAAGTTCAGTACCATATATAATCTGAAAGATGCAGAAATCAAGATATTTAAATAGTATACACTTGAGTAGGAAATATTCATTAAGATTATATGAAGGTggatttttacattgttgttacATTTGCCAGGGTTATCTGCCTGAATATCCTCAAAACCTTTTATATTAACCCATTAAATATATTCTAACATGTCTGGCATGATGGCCTTAtaataaacaagaaaaatgcTGTCTTTGTCTCCTTTTAGATAGCCTTGTGCTGTTTAGCCATAAATAAAGTCTAATATTAacctgaggaaaaaaacaaaagaaagaaaaaaacacaaaaaacaaaaacacaacccaaaaaaaaaaaagaaacaaaaaaacaccactttCTGTCCTCATTTTGTAATAAAGCTGAATTAATTCTgaagtcattttgttttttccccacgtTGAAATCtttctactttctttcttttcttttttattgggaACGGCAAAAAGTTTGGTGACCAAATTTATGGGGAAATTTAAGGCTTTTGTGTCATAAGTATCTTATATGTACCCAATCAAAAAAGTTTTCCAACcgggtttttatatttttttataggtGTCTTTTCacgtttttcccttttctttttttaaagatcgaAAAAAGccaatttgattttaattttccCCCCTGAGTTTTCCTCCACCTGTGGAAACCCCTAAAGGACGGTGAAGGACCCCCACTTTTTCGAATCACTCTCAAGGTTTTTACTTTACATATTAAAAACGAAGACGCATGTAACGCGAAATGACCGCggattttgggtttttttcccgCTGCTATGGTCTCCAAAAGGGTTTGAAAACTACGACATTGAGAGACAGTTTCACAAAGCCTTGTACACAGTCCGAGCCTACCTCAACTGTGACCGCTACTCTGTCGGTTTACTAGACATGACAAAGAGAAGGTACCGTGTCTTTCTGTGTCGTTGCCCGTAATATCCGATTTGATTGTGGTCATGCATTTGTTACCGTGAAGTGCTGACATTTTTCTCTAAATTGTTGTGTCCCTCTTCCTCCAGGAGTTCTTTGATATTTGGCCAGTGTTGATGGGAGATCAGGCACCTTACTCTGGTCCTGTCACTCCTGATGGCAGGGTATATTCTTTTATTTGATGTATCTAACATTATTATCAACACTCTTGCttggtctttttttctgttttaattggtttaaacctaatgtttgtgttttatttttcctccAGGAGATAATTTTCTACAAAGTGATTGACTATGTATTACACGGAAAAGAAGACATCAAAGTAATACCgtaagtacatttatttttcatattggTCTAAATATTTATTCAAAATGGGGTGCTGGATTAATAGGACAACCAAATACCAAAACATCACCCATAGTTAAACAGTTTAAGTAATTTTGGGGAACAGGGCTCTAAGTAAAATGGGTAAATTTATGCACCATGTTATtcagtttaaaaacattaataacacaTCAGAAAGCGGAGCACAGTTTGGACAGAATCTGTGCTCATGTCTGCCAACTTGTTGTCCTGCCCTTTCTGTCACACAGCAATCCGACTCCAGATCATTGGGCCTTGAGTAGCGGCCTTCCTACTTATGTCGCTGAGAGCGGTTTTGTGAGATAATTTCCCATTACAGTACTATAAGCTGTTGAATGCATTAGAAACCAAATAAATTTATTTGCACATTTTCCACCTTGATCAATCTGTTTTATCTCTGCTTCTCAGATTTGTAACATTATGAATGCAGCTGCTGACGAGACGTTCAAGTTCCAGGTAAGCAACGGCTAAACTCAGTTGAAAggtaaaattcaattcaattttctttatagtatcaaatcataccaagagttatctcaagacactttacagacagagtaggtctatacataacaattccagtaattcccccgaATGGCAGCATttagtggtgaggaaaaactcccttttaggcagaaacctcagacagaccccggctcttggtaggcggtgtctgacagtgccggttgggggtgtgatgaacagtgacACTTATAGtcccaataaagataatggaactatgactagaaatagtagttgtagtagttaatGGCGTAGCGGGTCGTCCCAGGGTGTAGGCAGGGCATAGCATGCAGGGCATAGCGGTGCGTAGCACAACACTGCAGAgtgtaacagggcatagcaaggcgcggagcaggaccacggcgacagctggaaccgtgatttaggtgccaccctaatccaagggaAACTGtgggacaaaaaaacataaggactccggggaataagCTCTCCAGAGCTAAGTTAGtaatttagtaaaaaaaacaagtccaggTATATTCAGAGATGAATCAAATGATTTTGCTTTTTGTTCCAATGTTTTAGACAGAGCCACTTGACAGCAGTGGATGGACCATAAAAAATGTTCTCTCTCTGCCAATCGtcaacaaaaaagaagagataGTTGGTGTGGCCACTTTTTACaacagaaaagatggaaagCCTTTTGATGATCAGGATGAGCAACTCATGGAGGTACATGTCCACTGATCTATGTCAcacaacaatcttttttttttttaaacatttttcattttgttatgaTGTGGTTAAAAAAATCTACCAAGCTTTGTCTGTGAATCCTCCTCTCATTACTACATTACTACTACATATTGTACTGATCCTGATCCCTGTTTCTCAGGCTTTGACCCAGTTCCTTGGCTGGTCAGCTTTGAACACTGACACTTACGACAAGATGAACAAGCTGGAGAATCGTAAAGACATCGCTCAGGACATGGTGCTCTACCATGTCAAATGTCGGGATGATGAGATTCAGAATATCCTGGTCAGTACTAGTGTGTGCACTAGCACATTCAAGCTTTTCTACGATTTTTAGACACAGCACTCAACTCGAAAGAAGTTATTTCAAATTCAAACTAGCGACTAGGTAACATAAATGGATCAGCATTCATGTCACACACTTTGTTTTCAGTATGAATACTGACAACCACCTTGGTACTTGCTTATGCTTACTTTTTAGTCAATCCATACAACCTGTGTTTTTCTCATCTCTCCCAGAACACCAGAGAAGTCTATGGCCTTGAACCCAGAGAGTGTGAAGAAGAGGAGCTCCTAGTTATCCTGGTAACACTTAAAATCATCTACACTTTATTGTCCACACATTTAATTTCTCCCCTACAGTCAGGgacgtagcacaaaattctgggtcTTGTAGAAATGCATTCTCTACGGGCCCCTCCCCACacccacagctattcattctagcatcttttcgggccctcctcacatgagggccttGGGTGCTCAGTCCCCTTTCCACCCCGAGTCCAACAACCCTGCCTACAGTGGGTAACTCCAACTCTttaaaagaggaggaagaccTGTGTAATTCCAATATTTGAGAGTGTTACACTTCAGTTACGAGAACATGATTTCTCAGTTTTTCTTATATTGAAGCAGAACTGCCACTGGCATGAATGGGCTCTGTACTCTTTTTATCTTacactgtttttctctttttttatccatAGAAAAAAGAACTACCTCCACTTATTAAAAAATTTGAGATCTACGAGTTCcacttttctgattttaactGCACAGAGATGGAACTAGTGAAGTGCGGCATCCAGATGTACTATGAGGTTGGGGTGGTCAAGAAGTTCCAGATCCCTCAAGAGGTAATCTACACACTCATACaacattattatacattattttttataaagcactttgtgattagCCTTTGTGATTAAGCAATTCTCTCTTCTTAGGTGCTGGTTCGGTTCATGTACTCGGTCAATAAAGGCTACAGAAAGATCACCTACCACAACTGGCGTCATGGCTTTAACGTGGGACAGACCATGTTCACACTCTTAACGGTGCAATTCATTTTTACTCTACTTATGATAGAAGCTATTTCAATTTTTTGTAAGCAATACAATGTTTGTTCTGCAAAATGTTCTTTGTTTGaccactttgtgtgtgtctctgcatgcTCAGACTGGAATGCTGAAGCGGTACTACACAGACTTGGAGGTAATGGCCATGATAACTGCAGCCTTCCTGCATGATATTGATCACAGAGGGACCAACAACTTGTACCAAGTCAAGTAAGTGGTGTTGGGAACTATAGAAAAAATAACCCCACATGCACTTTGCAAAACTACATCCATAGCATGGTGTACAGGAAAACCAGCCACCTTCTGAGAAGGACAATCATAACAGTGCTGTGTCTTAGCACCATACTACTGCTAAATAATCATTGTATGCTGTAGCTGGACACATTTCAACTTCTATCTAAATGTATATGGTTCAAAGTccagttttattgtcattatacaatGTAGTATTGTACATTGAAATGCAGCTCTAGTCCCTTTCCCCTGAAGACACAAAGAAACATGTATAAACATATCAAATAGTCAAaattagaatagaataaaataaaataaaacaaagtgtaataaacaaataaaactattaTATTTACAATGAAGATGCAGTTATGTGTATttgcatacatacattttctatAGGCTACATAGGCTATACTAGTGATGGGTTCATGTCCTCATGTGTAgctttttatgtcttttcaaagctttttaaTGCTCTTAAGCCATTCTATTTCAAGcaaatttcaatttcaagtCTTTCAAAGTTCATTATATCTTACGGCTATGTGGAAGGTAACTGGGTTGTCAATCTTTAATGATGGGATGACTATGTTTTGACAATTTGTAACAATTGGGCCAGTACATGCCATCACGTTTGTTATAATCCTTTAAACAGCCCATAAAGTCTGCCATATGCCAATACTGAAGCCTTATTCTTAAAACTGATAGTGAAAGTTGTTGGTATCGTCTTTAATTCTGTTATGTCGTATCTAAGGAATTTGTATTCATGCCGACAGATCTGGCAACCCACTGGCCAAGCTACATGGCTCATCCATCTTGGAACGACACCATCTAGAGTTTGGAAAGTTCCTCTTAGCTGACGAGGTGAGAAAGAAGAAATTAACTGAAAGAATAACTTCACCTTACTTATACTGTGGAGGATGTGACGAGGAAGATATTTCAGCAGTCACTAACTGTCCATCTCTCTCATCTCATCTGCAGTCACTGAATATCTACCAGAACCTTAACAGGCGACAGGTGGAGCATGTGATTCATCTCATGGACATCGCCATCATCGCCACTGACCTGGCTCTTTATTTCAAGTCAGCACAATCTCTCACTCTACTTGTTTATTCCCTTGTTTTGCTTGTTCTCTGaaactttacaataaaaaagtaCTAGGGGTGCACCAATCTGATATTaagctacattttatttattcaaatttattttaagAAGTTTGATTACATTCTATTTTCAATTTGAATGCACAATTGTTttgtaaataacaaataaatgagaCTTTATTTAACTCTATGTCATTTTGTCTTAGGAAAGTAATATTTAGTTAGGAAAAGTCTGGTGTGTTTAGTCTCTTCCATATGATGAAGGAAGGTATAAGGTGGAAGGTATACAGTTTATTATTAATTCAAGAAAAATATTGGCTTGATATCGGGTATCGACAGATACACAAAGCCCGGATCAGATTGGTGCATCCCTAAAAAATACTGATAAATAGTTAATTAGCTCCTCTCCTTGTACCCTAATAGGAAAAGAACCATGTTCCAGAAGATTGTGGACCTTTCACACACATATGAGGATGAAAAGAAGTGGGTGGACTTCATGTCTCTAGAAACAACCAGGAAAGAAATTGTCATGTGAGTCCAACAAGCATGTACGTAgttctttgttgttgtgtgtttgttgttctttctctGATCCTCTACTGTAAATCTTTGCTATTTCAGGGCCATGATGATGACCGCATGTGACTTGTCGGCTATCACCAAGCCTTGGGAGGTGCAGAGCAGGGTGAGAAGCacacaaatataataaatgtgCATTATAATAAGTGTTTGTGATCTGGTTTTTcaacagtgtgagtgtgtatctgtgtgtatctTTCAGGTTGCCTTGTCCGTAGCAGCAGAGTTTTGGGAGCAGGGTGACCTGGAGAGGACAGTTCTGGAGCAACAACCTATTGTGAGTTTTACAAATGTTATAGTGAATATCTGTTTATTACACATATACATGCTGTAATAGTGTGAgtaaatggaaatgaaaacagTGTAGGCTATTATTTTCTTGATGAATCGTTTAGTGAAATGTCCGTAAACAGTGATCCACTATCCATCACACTACTACTTCTATCGGACAAACAGTCCAAAACtcgaaaatatgtttttataaaatactAGAAAACAGATGCTCACACTGGAAAAGTTGAAACCTGATCATTTTGgctatttttgctttaaaaaatactaaaatgaggaaataaattatttaatgcTGATTAATTTCCTATAATATGAAATATACAGCATGTTTTGTAGTATatttgcttgttgtgttgctAGTAACTTTGCACTGGACTgtggcctttctgtgtggagtttgtatgttctccccatgtttgcgtgggtttcctctgggtaCTTCAGTTTACCCCACCACCAAAAAACATGCCACTGACAAGGCCCTCAGATCTTGAGTTGGTCCCTGGGCACTGTAAATGGCTTCCCACTGCTCTGGATACAGAGAATGAATGTTGCTACATATacgtgtatgtgacaataaaagtacCTTTACTATCCAGTGGCTACATATGCAGCAACAAGAGGTGTGCCACTGATACATCTGTTGTGGGTCAGTAAAGACAGAACCCATTAAATCTTTAACCAACCCGCTAGCTTTACAGATATCATGTGTTGATTGAGCCCTTATTGAAGTGACTCCATAATTTCCAACATTGTGCTCTTTAGGCTTCCTAACACAGCAATGTTAAAAACGTGAACTTGCCAGAAGAAAATGTAAACTTGTCAGAAACCAGGAGAAAGTGGTTGATGTCAGGCAAATGTTTAGTAACAAGAAACTACTCCCTGTTGCTGTTAGTATTGATATCCGGGATGTCAACATGATGTTTTTGAGTGCCTCAAACCCTTTCTGCCTGCCCACCAGCCCATGATGGACAGGAACCATGCACCAGAACTTCCAAAGCTACAGTGTGGTTTCATTGACTTTGTCTGCACGTTTGTCTACAAGGTAACGTTTGATTTTGACAGATGAATTCCACAGTtagtggtctttttttttttagcttaccTAAATCAAATCGTTAATATAGATTTGTGTATATTTGGAGGTTTTCTGCAGGTCTGACAAAATATCAGTTATCTGCTGACTTGTTTTCATTGGAGCATCAACAACTGTGAACAAACCACTAACCTAATCTTTTATCCTATTCATTGACTCGTTTCCTCTCAGGAGTTTTCTCGATTCCACCCACAAATCCAGCCCATGCTGGACGGCATCCTTAATAACAGGAGGGAGTGGAATGCTAAAAAAGAAGAGTATGAGGCTACACTCAAAGCCCTAGAGGAGGAGAAGGCTGCTAAAGCGGGCGCCAAAGCCAGTAGAGGTGCAGTGATTCTTTTGACTTATTGCACAACTGTGAAATG from Etheostoma spectabile isolate EspeVRDwgs_2016 chromosome 16, UIUC_Espe_1.0, whole genome shotgun sequence encodes:
- the pde6b gene encoding rod cGMP-specific 3',5'-cyclic phosphodiesterase subunit beta isoform X1, with the translated sequence MGDQAPYSGPVTPDGREIIFYKVIDYVLHGKEDIKVIPNPTPDHWALSSGLPTYVAESGFICNIMNAAADETFKFQTEPLDSSGWTIKNVLSLPIVNKKEEIVGVATFYNRKDGKPFDDQDEQLMEALTQFLGWSALNTDTYDKMNKLENRKDIAQDMVLYHVKCRDDEIQNILNTREVYGLEPRECEEEELLVILKKELPPLIKKFEIYEFHFSDFNCTEMELVKCGIQMYYEVGVVKKFQIPQEVLVRFMYSVNKGYRKITYHNWRHGFNVGQTMFTLLTTGMLKRYYTDLEVMAMITAAFLHDIDHRGTNNLYQVKSGNPLAKLHGSSILERHHLEFGKFLLADESLNIYQNLNRRQVEHVIHLMDIAIIATDLALYFKKRTMFQKIVDLSHTYEDEKKWVDFMSLETTRKEIVMAMMMTACDLSAITKPWEVQSRVALSVAAEFWEQGDLERTVLEQQPIPMMDRNHAPELPKLQCGFIDFVCTFVYKEFSRFHPQIQPMLDGILNNRREWNAKKEEYEATLKALEEEKAAKAGAKASRATGDGSKTCSVC
- the pde6b gene encoding rod cGMP-specific 3',5'-cyclic phosphodiesterase subunit beta isoform X2, yielding MGVQKEDVEKFLKGNPAFAKQYFAKKMSAASISKVSGLPEKQIDFSQFQELCQVEESQIMYDLIKDMQENINVEKVVFKILKRISALIHADRCSLFIYRQRNGIGELATRLFNVNTEAELEDCVVPPDSEIVYPLDMGIVGHVALTKKTVNVKDVTEVLLWSPKGFENYDIERQFHKALYTVRAYLNCDRYSVGLLDMTKRRYREFFDIWPVLMGDQAPYSGPVTPDGREIIFYKVIDYVLHGKEDIKVIPNPTPDHWALSSGLPTYVAESGFICNIMNAAADETFKFQTEPLDSSGWTIKNVLSLPIVNKKEEIVGVATFYNRKDGKPFDDQDEQLMEALTQFLGWSALNTDTYDKMNKLENRKDIAQDMVLYHVKCRDDEIQNILNTREVYGLEPRECEEEELLVILKKELPPLIKKFEIYEFHFSDFNCTEMELVKCGIQMYYEVGVVKKFQIPQEVLVRFMYSVNKGYRKITYHNWRHGFNVGQTMFTLLTTGMLKRYYTDLEVMAMITAAFLHDIDHRGTNNLYQVKSGNPLAKLHGSSILERHHLEFGKFLLADESLNIYQNLNRRQVEHVIHLMDIAIIATDLALYFKKRTMFQKIVDLSHTYEDEKKWVDFMSLETTRKEIVMAMMMTACDLSAITKPWEVQSRVALSVAAEFWEQGDLERTVLEQQPIPMMDRNHAPELPKLQCGFIDFVCTFVYKEFSRFHPQIQPMLDGILNNRREWNAKKEEYEATLKALEEEKAAKAGAKASRATGDGSKTCSVC